Within the Montipora foliosa isolate CH-2021 chromosome 11, ASM3666993v2, whole genome shotgun sequence genome, the region cggctgaatggcggggttggttcagtggcctagtggtaaggcatctgaccagtgaccaggagacccgggttcgattcccagctgaacacacacacacacacacacatataagtatatatatatatatatatagctctttggcattacaaagcttttgctttcatgtccaaattgagcactctactgggatgagtcattgccgctagcagttgcgcatgctcactagcttgctagtttgagcactctggcatggcttaggtgtaccacatgtgtgggacatttggggtggctttataagcttaacctccatcccagacatcagcactgcactaaTAACTATGCTTAAGtaagaaaatgaataaataaagaactatTGTTAAAACTAGGATTatataaaaaattaaagatttagTCATATCTTGATAGCAAGAAGTCTCTTGCACCCTTCCTAAAATTAGAAATGTTAGATGCCTGACATACTTTCAATGGTAATGCATTCCACATGTCCACGATCCTATTAAAGAAACTGCTTTTAAAAGTAGTAGTTCTAACGAAGTTCTTCTTGAGTGTAAGTTCATCCCTTCCCCCAAGGTGGTACCTATCAGAATCAGTATAAAATTGAATATATGTAGATATGCCTATACTTATATACCCGTTAAGAACTTTATACAAGAATAAAACATCAAACAAAAGtgatttccgggaaaaccaaaaggcggacagttccaaagcctttcactaatcctacagccagtaaaaataaacaagccgggagctccacttttaggcttggctaaatccatATATTAAGCTGAGAAATAAGCTTGTGAGTGAGACAAATGCAGAGACTTACAGAAAATCACTTATGTCTTACATGTAAAGCTATTCAGTCCCCTATCAGGTATCACAATAAAACTGACCATCTACGGGCCTCCGTTTACTGTTTGCGTAACTTATGGctaaattgtggacttgttttgaaactggaaGATGTGTACTGACAGAAAAATGCATGTATCACATTTCTAGTGGTTACAAGACATGGACTCTTGCTATAACCAAAGGGTTAAGAGATTGAGTTTCTCGTTATCCGAAAGACCCTATCTTTAGTTTTGAAGGGGAAGgagaagggaaaagaaaaatcaCTGGCTAGCTAGAATTAAATTTGTGTCAATCAACACCAACCTATTGTTGTTGAATTCAATGGCACTTTATTTTTCGACCtctcatgtaaacaatcttcaaAACGGCCGCCAACTTTGTCTTTTTTATCCGATTCAAAACGTTTGGATAGAAATTCAAGACTATGCaacagtttttaattttccttacACACACGTTGGAAACAAGTTGCGAAGaatgttccatttttttaaatgGATTCCAGCCACATTTGTTAGTCCTTCCAGGTGGCATACAACACCAAACGATTTCTTTGTCAGCCATGGTTTCAACAAATTTACACAAGATTTTGTTAAGACATTCCACCAGTAAACTCATTTCACAAACTCGTCACGTGTCATTAAAAAATTGCTCCTATTTTGGGTGACGGTGTTTTGGTTTCACTCTGCACTCCGCCGTGAGAGTTTTTGGGATAATGGCGCGGTAAACAACATTCCTGTGTGGCGCATTTTCCTCTGAATGCTTTTCATTGGATGCCATTTGACAGTTAGAGATTTCACAGCTGCCTTACgtatgcatattaattagggggTCCTTTCACTCACACCGTCCTCGTTCTCCCACGGTTCTCCCTTTCCCTTCTCTTTCCCCATCAAATGCTTCCCATGCAAATTAATTAGTGCTCACcttttccgttttttttctTGATCTCCAGTGCGGCGAGATCTGGAAGGCAAAGGTTCTTAGTTGTTTACTCCAATAAATAAAgtgaatttcttttgtcttttacttttcttttgtgGACTCCTTTCATCCATGGCTTCATTAACACCAAAGGACAAGGAGGAGTCTCAATGTCAATCATTCTCATAACTCAAGCTGTTCAAAAAAGGAGTGATACCAGTGGTACGAACTTTGTCGTCACAACAATATCcgtaaaaatcaattttgcagTTTAAAGTGTGTAATATAACATTCAACAACTGGATATCATCGACCTTTCTTGTTCTTATTCCTATTCCTATTCCGGTTATGGTTCCGTCTCCGGATTCTGGATTTCCTGGTTTTCCATACGTCCATTTCAAACACCAATTACTACTGAACAAGAAGAGGTCATTTTTACGATATAAGAAATTATCGAAAAACCCTACAAAAAACACCCTAACCTTATATTTCGGCTAAAATTGCTTTTCCTCAAAACGATTCTGCTTCCCAGATCAGAACATGCAAGAaacatttgattttatcctcacagCCTCGTGAGGCaaatttctcaccacaatttcgcagtttgctcagctctttcctcactgtgtgcggcAGGCTTAAGATGCCGACGTCACGCTCTTCCTCACATGACTGAATGGTGCGGCCGTTGACCTTATAGCTTCAGGAGATAGGCTTGCACTTCCTTGTAATGGATTGCAGCTTGCATTTCTTCTCATTGTACGCTAAACCAGAGGCAGCGGACCATAAAAAGAGACTGTGGAGATCTTGTTGCAAGGTGGCGCCATCATCGTGAGACTTCATTTCTTTATAAACCTTTGTGTCATCGGCAAACATCACCACTTGACTCTTGGTGATGACTTCAGCGAGGTTCTTTACATATAAAAAGAAGAGAGCAGGACCAAGAATTCAACCCTTAGGAATGCCCAACCTGAAAAAAGGGTCACATAAAGttgcctccccccccccccttcatcaaaaaaataaaacaacaaaacaacactAGCCACAATAAAAACCATGTAAGCGCTAGCCCTACTAAAGAAAATGGACTGACACAAAGACTCTAACCCTGacagagttttcctctgtcctcgTGTGGGCCCATTGCCATTACTGAGGGTAAggctaacgcttacatggtttatatgggtacaaaactagcacttgacattaccctctaatagttgcGTCTGTTGAAATACACCATTCAATAAATGTCTTTCCCTGCTGTATGTTAACAACATACACACTATAGTTTATTATTACTTCAAAAGGTTATCAAAAGAACGCTTCATATAACTAAACTATATCATAATTATCACTTTCAGATCCCACAAATGCAATTAATTAGATGCAACTCGAATTTAATAAGCACCACCAAAtttccccttgctcttctcctcAGTCAAACATCCCAAAATGCCCGCCAAACAATCCATTTGAACTAAACATACTCACTTGCAGCTTATCTGACAAGAAATCACGCAACCATATCCAGGGGAGGAGGGTATAAAAAGAATATAAAATAAAGGGGATGCTTGTCGCATCTTTTAGGGGTAAAAAgcggttttgatacctcttacgCTGTTCAACCTCAAAAGGTCCAGAGTGGGAGCTAAAGCAGCATCATTTACCATATTGAGCCAAAAAATTATGACataaaacatttgacaattaccTAACTTTTAATATTGTCTGGTGAAAACCCATAATTCGGTACCTCTTAGGAGTGAAAAAATTTGATCCCATACTGCACAAGAAAGAATCTTGATATCTCTTACGAGttcaaaattttcaacatttcCAACAAGCACCTCCGCCATTTTTATATGGGAGCCCCCACACCCCCCGGGACCATATCAGTTCATAAATGTGCGCCATATAACCCAACGATTTCACTTCAGAACTAGACAAGAACTTGGGAAGTACGAAAAGAACTTAAATGTTActcatgaatgaaggggtagtttctaaagaaactgtggtgctgcgtcggtggggaagtagtatacaaaaatttggtttatcaacggagttgataatgtaaattgaccaccatacagagattctaaaagctgacgtttcgagcgttagcccttcgtcagagcgtcagagcgaatccattcgctctgacgaagggctaacgctcgaaacgtcagcttttagaatctctgtacggtggtcaatttacattatcaactccgttgataaaccaaatttttaaatgTTACTCAACAAACGATTTATCTCCTTCGTTTTAATTTCTGTAAGACTAAATTTTCCAGTAATTATTGTTCACAGTATAAAAAAGCTCCCAACACAAATCTTCCATTTTATTATACACTGTAATACAATTCACATCAGTAAAAGAAATTCTGACTCTTTCTCTAGAATCAGTTCAATCAGTCCTCCTCAACAAAGGCTTCCTCATTCCCGCACTCAATCTTTTCACCATCACAGACAACACTGGCACCATTCCCTTGACCTTCTGGAACAACACAATAAAAACAGTAACAATGTACCATATTCTTATTCTCAGCATTCAACTAGAACTACAGCTtacaatggaggctaatgcggagAAATATATTTATaatgtatttgcatttgaaaaaatCTGCAGCATTATCATTCATTACAAGCCACTTCAAATCCTGACAACATTATCACTAATGTCCCATTTTACCCATTTTACCTTCTGGTTTCTTCAGGAAGAATCAACTACACGTCTTACAATTCACTACAACCAACAATtctatattttttcattttcaataacTTCAGTAGTTTTCTCCAATACTTTGTCACTCACTCATTATGTCAATTTAGAGAACCTTTGCCCACCTTATTTTTTTCACTCACACAATCAACAAtctttttttcaacaaaaacaaaacaaaacttttatATGATGATAGAGTTCACTTCCCAGATGATTGCGTTAGCGCACAAACATGACAACCATCACATTGTGTAAAAACCAAGGATTGTACTTATCTACTAATCTTAATATGAAACCCAAGTTTTTGAGACTAAGACCGCTGTTTGCTGTCATTGGACTACTACTTTCTGGGTTACTACTCGAAGTCCACGTCTTTGCAATGGTTGCTATCATTTGTTTTAAAGACCGTGTTGTaagctttcaactttttgtcTTGTTGAAATCTCCATCTTTTCGCAGACTTTCCGTTGATAGTCGCTTCTTCCAAAATCATTTATCACCACATACCAACCAGGATGTGCAGGTCCAATTTTCAAAtaacacagtttttttttatgcaCTCCACGGGCTAAGCAGCTGTCAGTAAGGTACTCCCCGTCATTGacttcaatttcaattttttattcAATACAAGAAAACAGATTTCGTGCTTAACTACACTGAGTGGAAAAATTAACAGTAACTTAGGGGAGTTAATGCCTGTGTTGCAGGTGCGAGGTCAGTCCGATCGCTGCCTCAAAAGTCCTGCCGCAAATGTCACAGGTGTAGCCCGCTTCAGCATGTGTAGGTGTTTTCTCCAGCCTGCGCATTCTCTTGTCCGCCCACAACTGTACATTTCTTCTTCTGATGGCATCGGCAGCGCCAGCCACCACTTTCCGCCAGGTCACGCGATCTTCGGCCTTTACCCTCCAATTTTCTAACTCATTAATGTTCTTCAGATGCCTCTTGAAAGCGTCTTTGTAGCGTAGTCGCGGTGCCCCAACTTTTCTTGAGCCTTCTTTTAGTTCTCCATAGAAGACGGCCTTTGGTAGTCTACTGTTCTCCATGCGTGTAACATGTCCCGTCCATCTTAGTTGACACGTGGTGATCATTTCTTCAACACTGGGCATTCCTGCCCTTTCCAGTACTTGAAAATTAGAGACATGGTCTTTCCACGAGATGTCCACTAGTTGGCGGAGATGTCTCTGTTGTACCATATCGAGTCTCTTTATGTGGTATCTGTAGAGAGTCCAGGTTTCTGAGCTGTACAGAAGTGTTGGAATTACAATGGCTCTGTAAACTTTCATCTTGGTTTTCAGATGGATTCCTCTCTGGTCCCACAGACGGCTTCTCAGTTTTCCGAAGGCCGACGCTGCCAATTGGATTCTTCTTGATATTTCTGCATCTATAGTTCCGTTGTTGGAGATGGTACTGCCCAGGTTGGAGAACTTGTCTACTTCTGCCAGTGGGGTACCATTCAGGAGCACCACTCGAGGGTTCAACTTTTTGTTATGGGTGTCTTGGATTAGAACTTCtgttttcttgatgttgatcgTTAGTCCGAATCTCCTTGATGCTTCAGCAAAGGCTGTCAGTAGATGTTGCATTGCCTGAAGACTGTGGGTCACCAGTGCCGAATCATCTGCAAAGAGCAGCTCTTGGATCAGGAGTTCCTGCGTTTTATTCTTTGCTTTCAGGCGCCTGAGATTGAAAAGATCACCATCACTTCTGGTTCGTATGTAGAGATCACCAAGTTCTTCTGGCATGCTTTTTAGGACAGCAGCAAGGAAAATAGTGAATAGGGTTGGCGCCAGAACGCAGCCTTGTTTCACACCGTGTCCGACACTAAATGTTTCTGAACATCTGTCACCACAGCAAATGCTGGCAGTCATGCCATCATGGAAACTGCGCAACACTCTGATGAAGATTTGCGGGCAACCGTAACGACTCAGTAATTTCCATAGTGTGTCTCTgtcgacagtatcaaaagccttgCTGAAATCTACGAAGGTGACAATAAAAGGTTGACGTTGCTCAGCTGACTTTTCTTGCAGTTGCCGCAGTGTGAATATCATATCTTGCGTGGATCTCTTGGCTCTGAATCCACACTGACTCTCAGGAAGAATGTCTTCAGCCAAGGACTGTAGTCGATGTTGTAGAATTTTGGCCAGTATCTTTCCTGCTACTGACAGAAGTGAGATTCCTCTATGATTGCCACACTCTGCACGATCCCCTTTTCTTTTGTAGATTGTCACGATGGTAGCATCTTTAAAGTCCTCGGGGACTTCTGCTGTTGTTGACCAGATATTGCAGAAACGTTGCAAAAGTTTGTTTCTCAATGTTGCTCCACCATATTTCCAGACTTCAGGTGGTATACCATCTGGTCCCGCGGCTTTTCCGCATTTTGTTCTTTTGATGGCCATATCAAGTTCTTCTGCAGTTGGTGGCTCGTCCATGTAATACCTGACAGGTAGCTGTGGGATGTTGCTGGCACCATCTTCGGCACCGGACTCTGGGTTTAGCAGAAGGTTGAAGTGTTCTCTCCACCTCTCCATAATCTTATCTTTCTCGGTATGGAGCATGCTACCGTCAATGCTCTCCACGGGGTCCAAGCATGCACCCTGCGGACCATATACTTTCTTCAGAGATGCAAAGAACGCTTTAGAGTCGTTTCGGTCTGCCAGACTCTGGATTTCAGCTGCCTTCTTAGTCCACCAGTTGTTTTTCATGTTTCGCAGTTTCTTTTGTAGTTCAGATTTCACACCTTTGTATTTGTTCTTTGTTGCTCTAGTACATCAACTATCTAGTGTCTTCTGGAACAGCAAATTCTTTTCATTGATGAGCTCCATGATTTCTTCATTGGATTCATCAAACCAGTCTGTATGCTTCCTAGTAGGTTTGCCGAGGACGTCTGATGCAGCACTATAGACCAAATTTTTCAAGGCTTCCCACTGTTCTTCAATAGTACCAGTTGGTAATGTTGGGAGATTTTCACTAATCCCGGTTACAAGTTTGTCTTTCTCAGTTTGGTTCTTCAGTTTCTTGGGGGGTTTTgacccttttttcttcagaggaGGAGGTTTTGGTTTGATGTTACATTTGGCACGGATCATGAAGTGATCGGTACAGCACTCGGCTCCCCTCATAGCTCTGGTGCTGCGGAAGTCCCTCAAATCAGATCTCCTAGTAATGATGTAGTCCAGGAGAGTAGGGTGCTTAGATCTTGGATGTTTCCATGAGTAGTACCACTTGTCTGAGAAGTTGAAGAACGTGTTTGTGATAGCCAGTTGATATTCAGAACACTTTGTTAAGAGCATTTCACCATTTGAGTTCATTTTCTCTCTTCCGAACTTCCCCAATGTTTGTGGCCATGCTTCATGATCTTTTCCCACTCTTGCATTGAAATCACCTAATATAATGAGCTTGTCAGCTGCAGGAGTCTCGGAGAGCAAGCTTTCCAGTGATCGATAGAATAGCTCTTTAGTCTCAATGTCGTTTGTCATTGTTGGTGCATAGGCTGAGATCAGTGTCAGATATCTTTGTTGACCAATGTGAATTCCTAATGATATCAGACGGTCATTCTGTCCTGTTGGCAGTGACTCAAGTTCTTTAACAAGATGATTTGATATTGCAAAAGCAACCCCTGCTTCTCTTCGCTCACCAGATGGTTTGCCAAACCAGTAGTAGGTGTGAGTTTTTTCCTTGAGTTGTCCCTGGTCAGAAAACTGGTCTCTTGCAGTGCTGCAATGTCAATCTGGTAGCGTTCTAGTTCTCGAGAGATAAGAGCTGTTCTTCTTTCAGGTCGCTCTTCATTGTCTAACAGGGTTCTGACATTCCATGATGCCAGGATAAGATTAGTagttgatttctttgtttttccaccgcTGTTGTGGATTCCCGCTGGCCGCGGCTTGCCAGCCAGGAGTTTGTGAACGAGCAATTTTTAGTCCACCTTTTCTAGGACCCTCCCCGAATTGGGGCAGGCAGTGCATCTCTGAAAAGAGCTGCCTGGTCATCGGAGCTGCTGGCTTGCAATGCTGTCGTTCTTCAGCAGGAGCACGACCATCATACCCCGGCCGCCTGTGTGTAGAGATCACGCTGCGGCTTCCAGCTCATCAAACCTGCCGGTATGCCTTTACTCCATCGCCACAGGTCTTGTCAACTTCCCACCTAGCTTGGGCAATTGTAGGAGCAAGCAGCTTGCCCAGTACTGCTAGCACCCTCTCCATTGGAAGCAAAAGTACAAAGGCAAGGAAGGACCAAGACAGTCTGTACACAAGCAGCCAACCGCATCCGATGGCTGAAGTAGACCTGGATCAGGTTTACAACACCCTTTGTCAACCGCGTCGGCGCTGCAGTGCTGGCTCATCCGCTGAATAGCCATTGGGATTTGCACCCTCTTTCGCCGTAGTACACCGTTGGCCAGGCTTTGGCAAGTACAGATAGTGGAATGCCAATCCACCATCCGCTTCGGTTACCCAGAAGAGGGGGGCTAGTGGGTACTACACCTTGCCCAAGGGTGACCCAGCACAGCAACTATTAAGAGGTAGTGACATTCTCCCCAAAACCCTGGTATCCCCATACCGGGGCCTCGTTGCCGGATGTAGTTTATTGTCATACCCAGgacttaataataattaattaataattaattattaataatagttaataatttataattacaGGTAAACGTctaaaattttgaaatcaataCCTTTTCTGAAATCCTGATATTTCATTTCTATTAACGAATAACAACTAATACAAAATCAACAGTATACGCTCTACACCATGACTATTTCATTCTTATAAATTTCGTCGTTGTAGAAAATAGTCAAATATTTTAACAGTAACAATTTTccttaaatttaattgttatGAACTACAACAAATCAACATAAACTTATTGTTTCCAAATATTTCCCTCTACATCACCACATGCTTAACAATCCTTTTGTTGTTATACAAAATGGTAAAATTTTTCAACAGTAACAACTTCTCTAAAATAGTATCATCTGTTGTGCTTTTAACTGACACGCCCATCATTTCTTCAAGAATATCTTGAAATCCTTCATCCGACTTGTCCTTATTCTCGACCAAAAACTTAATCATCAAATTCTCTTTGCAGGAAGCACTTCTAAGGATGTGACCACCACAATGGTCGCACTTAACAGTTGCCGAAGAAGTAATCTGGCTGATCTTTTTGTTGCAGTGTACACACTGCTTGAAACGAGAGAGTTCTCCTATAGAATGAGTAGtctcttctttcatttcgaGCTCTGCAATGTCTTTTTCAGGTGTGATGTTTTCCACTACAAGTTTCTTCTTCAAGTTGTGATCAACTTTTCTTTCAATCGCTGTATCTACAGTAGTGTTCATTTGAGCAGTACATCCATCCCTACGCAATTTCACTTGCTTGAACGTGTATACCTCTTCTACATTGACTTCTTCAATCTTGCTCTCCCATAGTATCAGTTTGATGCTGGCAGGTTCATCTGCAATGTAGCAATTGgtttttttcaactttgaagCCCCCACAATTTCTATTGCATTGTCTTTGTAGACCAGTTTACCTATTACATCGACCATATCCATGTCAACTGCCTTATCTAACATTGACTGCAAAGGCAAATAGTTAGTGTCGTGGCCCTCAGTGAACTGGAAGTTATACTCGGAAGTTACAGGCGAAGACAGCTTCGTCATGTCATTTATGAAGATAGTTCGACTATCTTTTGCA harbors:
- the LOC137977117 gene encoding craniofacial development protein 2-like: MTNDIETKELFYRSLESLLSETPAADKLIILGDFNARVGKDHEAWPQTLGKFGREKMNSNGEMLLTKCSEYQLAITNTFFNFSDKWYYSWKHPRSKHPTLLDYIITRRSDLRDFRSTRAMRGAECCTDHFMIRAKCNIKPKPPPLKKKGSKPPKKLKNQTEKDKLVTGISENLPTLPTGTIEEQWEALKNLVYSAASDVLGKPTRKHTDWFDESNEEIMELINEKNLLFQKTLDS